The Fulvivirga ligni genome window below encodes:
- a CDS encoding nicotinate phosphoribosyltransferase — MKLTNLTATYTDLYQLTMGQVYYLKGTAHSSATFDYFFRKLPYGSGYAVFAGLQDVLEILEDIKFSEEDLEYLKDQGLNKDYVDSLKDFRFNGSIYSVNEGDVIFPNRPILRVEATMLEAQIIETLLLNILNFQSLIATKAARIRQVAPNKILSDFGLRRSHGLGGFSASRATMVGGFDSTSNVSAAKEYGIPVSGTMAHSFIQSYEDEISAFRDFADGRPDDCILLVDTYNTLKSGVPNAIQVAKEMKEKGHQLKAIRLDSGDLAYLAKKARKMLDDEGFHDVKIAASNQLDEFVIKSLMHQEAPIDIYGVGTNLVTGQPDGAFDGVYKLSYHNGQPRIKLSENISKTTLPHRKQVWRLYDEEGQLYGADVVGLEGEIDITQMHHPYEPHKNMHIGNIQKKPTLNKVFENGKNISGAPTLTEIKKYSQEQLGLLPVEYKRFEYPHTYKIGISSELKSLRDELRQKYKV; from the coding sequence ATGAAGCTCACTAACCTTACCGCCACTTATACTGATCTGTACCAACTCACTATGGGCCAGGTATATTACCTTAAAGGAACGGCCCATTCATCGGCAACCTTTGATTACTTTTTCAGAAAACTCCCCTACGGAAGTGGGTATGCTGTATTCGCAGGCCTGCAAGATGTATTAGAAATACTGGAAGATATTAAATTCTCTGAAGAAGACCTGGAATACCTTAAGGATCAAGGTCTTAATAAGGATTATGTTGATTCATTGAAAGACTTCAGGTTCAATGGAAGCATTTACAGTGTAAACGAAGGAGATGTAATATTCCCTAACAGACCAATCTTACGAGTAGAGGCTACCATGCTGGAGGCGCAGATCATAGAAACTTTGCTGCTTAACATTCTCAACTTCCAGTCATTAATTGCCACCAAAGCCGCACGTATAAGACAAGTGGCTCCTAATAAGATACTTAGTGATTTTGGCCTTAGAAGGTCTCATGGTTTAGGTGGTTTTTCTGCTTCAAGAGCCACTATGGTTGGCGGTTTTGATTCCACCAGCAACGTATCAGCAGCCAAGGAATATGGCATACCTGTTTCAGGCACCATGGCTCACTCTTTCATCCAAAGCTATGAAGATGAAATAAGTGCTTTCAGAGATTTTGCGGATGGAAGGCCTGATGATTGCATCTTATTGGTAGACACTTACAATACACTGAAAAGTGGTGTTCCGAATGCCATTCAGGTGGCTAAAGAAATGAAAGAAAAAGGGCATCAGCTAAAAGCCATTCGATTAGACAGTGGTGACTTGGCTTATCTAGCCAAAAAGGCTCGAAAAATGCTTGATGACGAGGGCTTTCATGATGTGAAAATTGCTGCCAGCAATCAGCTGGATGAGTTTGTAATAAAGAGTTTAATGCACCAGGAGGCACCCATTGACATATATGGCGTAGGCACTAACCTGGTTACAGGCCAACCTGATGGCGCCTTCGATGGAGTTTACAAACTAAGCTATCATAACGGACAGCCAAGAATTAAGCTATCAGAAAACATTTCAAAGACTACATTACCTCATAGAAAGCAGGTATGGAGACTTTATGATGAAGAAGGGCAGTTATATGGAGCAGATGTCGTAGGCCTTGAAGGTGAAATTGACATTACCCAAATGCACCATCCTTATGAGCCCCATAAGAACATGCATATTGGAAATATACAGAAAAAACCAACCTTAAATAAGGTCTTCGAAAATGGCAAGAACATCTCCGGAGCTCCTACCCTCACGGAAATAAAGAAATACTCACAGGAGCAATTGGGTCTTTTACCAGTTGAATACAAAAGATTCGAATACCCACATACTTACAAAATAGGTATAAGTAGTGAGCTTAAAAGCTTGAGGGACGAATTAAGGCAAAAGTATAAAGTGTAG
- a CDS encoding MASE1 domain-containing protein encodes MNASTLKILARVKNSDDLKIVAVSIFYFLSAQFGLLLSFSESKIIALWPPAGLALALLILFKHKTWPAITIGSLIAYAMVFLFQGTPFSFSVVMALVITSIGNTCEALFGYYLISKFIRVRNPFYKTGHVFIFLFVTLCMCIIGSGIGSLGMWANNLLELEDFTSYFSSWWLSNVISVLIITPFIISWTAPFKLEISWSRTLEAVIFVGMLTVILLTMEYSDFSETIEKSLPFLVMPFLLWLAFRFNLQTTMSGILIVSFIAIYFTINKLGPFSLTTEYDSRSILQIFTGVVSISTLILYATVRERAVAQEEIKVFNEKLEQKVRERTEELHEEIRMRKKSEETIKISNSKLRKANIELDNFVYSVSHDLRAPIASVLGIVNLATKENDIEMMQKYLSMIADSAERQDNFIQDILDLSRNSRLDVGRDQINFDNLITEIFDQLKYSAVDKNVIKEINISQTHSFISDKKRIKVIFNNIISNSIRYSREDNPMIKIDVEIDEATAKIQVHDNGQGIPKRHMKKIFDMFYRATDDNAGSGLGLYIVKETIEKLRGNVNISSLENEGTTVNLEIPNLTG; translated from the coding sequence ATGAATGCCTCAACTTTAAAGATTCTCGCCAGAGTTAAAAACAGTGATGACTTAAAGATAGTCGCTGTTTCCATATTCTATTTTCTTTCAGCTCAGTTTGGCTTACTATTATCCTTTTCGGAATCAAAAATCATTGCCTTATGGCCTCCAGCAGGCCTAGCATTGGCTCTGCTTATTTTATTTAAGCACAAAACCTGGCCCGCCATTACTATCGGATCGCTCATAGCCTATGCTATGGTATTTCTTTTTCAGGGCACCCCCTTTTCGTTCTCCGTAGTTATGGCATTAGTGATTACCTCGATTGGTAATACCTGCGAAGCCCTTTTCGGATATTATTTAATTAGCAAATTTATTCGGGTAAGAAACCCATTTTACAAAACAGGCCATGTTTTCATTTTCCTGTTTGTCACCTTGTGTATGTGCATCATTGGCTCTGGAATAGGTTCATTAGGCATGTGGGCCAACAACCTTCTAGAGCTGGAAGATTTCACCTCTTATTTCTCAAGCTGGTGGCTTAGCAATGTGATCAGCGTACTTATCATTACGCCATTTATCATCTCCTGGACGGCACCGTTTAAACTGGAAATATCATGGTCCAGAACACTGGAGGCTGTCATTTTTGTGGGCATGCTCACAGTAATTTTACTTACTATGGAGTACAGTGACTTTTCTGAGACTATTGAAAAATCACTTCCATTTTTAGTTATGCCATTCTTACTTTGGCTGGCTTTCCGATTCAACCTACAAACCACAATGAGTGGCATTCTTATCGTTTCGTTCATTGCTATCTATTTCACCATCAATAAATTAGGACCATTTTCACTAACCACAGAATATGACTCACGCAGTATTTTACAAATCTTTACTGGTGTGGTAAGCATCTCTACCCTAATCCTTTATGCGACGGTGCGAGAACGTGCAGTGGCTCAGGAAGAAATAAAGGTCTTCAATGAAAAGCTAGAACAAAAAGTGCGTGAGAGAACGGAAGAGCTACATGAAGAAATAAGGATGCGGAAAAAATCTGAAGAAACCATCAAAATAAGCAACAGTAAACTCCGTAAAGCCAATATAGAGCTCGACAATTTTGTATACAGCGTTTCTCACGATCTACGTGCGCCAATTGCCTCAGTTTTGGGCATTGTAAACCTGGCCACAAAAGAGAATGACATCGAAATGATGCAGAAGTACCTTTCCATGATAGCTGACAGCGCAGAAAGGCAGGATAATTTCATTCAGGATATTTTGGACCTTTCTAGAAATTCCAGACTTGATGTGGGCAGAGATCAGATCAATTTCGACAATTTGATAACGGAAATATTCGATCAGCTGAAGTACAGTGCGGTAGACAAAAACGTGATTAAGGAAATCAATATCTCACAAACACATAGCTTCATCTCAGATAAGAAAAGAATCAAAGTAATTTTCAACAACATCATTTCAAACTCTATCAGATATAGCAGAGAGGATAATCCTATGATTAAAATTGATGTAGAGATAGATGAGGCTACTGCAAAAATTCAGGTGCATGACAACGGGCAAGGCATTCCCAAAAGGCATATGAAGAAAATCTTTGATATGTTTTATAGAGCCACTGATGACAATGCCGGTTCGGGATTAGGCCTTTATATTGTTAAGGAAACCATTGAAAAACTACGAGGAAACGTAAACATCTCATCTTTGGAGAACGAAGGCACAACTGTTAACCTTGAAATTCCCAATCTTACCGGATAA
- the ahcY gene encoding adenosylhomocysteinase produces the protein MIEEKLKYKVKDISLAAWGRKEIELAEAEMPGLMALREEYGKEKPLKGARIAGCLHMTIQTAVLIETLVELGAEVTWSSCNIFSTQDHAAAAIAEAGIPVYAWKGMNDQEFDWCIEQTLVFPDGQPLNMILDDGGDLTNMVFDKYPQYVEGIKGLSEETTTGVHRLIERERKGTLVLPAINVNDSVTKSKFDNKYGCKESLVDAIRRATDVMMAGKVAVVGGYGDVGKGSAASLRGAGARVIVTEIDPICALQAAMDGFEVKKMVDAVKEADIVVTATGNKDIVAGEHFELMKDKTIVCNIGHFDNEIDVAWLNKNAEKDEIKPQVDKYKLSNGNDIILLAEGRLVNLGCATGHPSFVMSNSFTNQTLAQLELWTNTDQYENKVYTLPKHLDEKVASLHLSKIGVELDVLSTEQAEYIGVTVEGPYKPEAYRY, from the coding sequence ATGATTGAGGAAAAATTAAAGTACAAAGTAAAAGATATTTCTCTTGCTGCCTGGGGGCGAAAAGAAATAGAACTTGCAGAGGCAGAAATGCCAGGTTTAATGGCGTTGCGTGAGGAGTATGGAAAAGAGAAGCCTTTAAAAGGCGCTAGAATTGCAGGTTGTTTACACATGACTATTCAAACTGCTGTTTTAATTGAAACTCTAGTAGAGTTAGGTGCTGAGGTGACTTGGTCATCTTGTAATATTTTCTCTACACAAGATCATGCTGCCGCTGCTATAGCTGAAGCAGGTATTCCTGTGTATGCATGGAAAGGAATGAATGATCAAGAATTTGATTGGTGTATAGAGCAGACTTTAGTTTTCCCTGATGGACAGCCTCTAAACATGATTCTTGATGATGGTGGAGACCTTACTAATATGGTATTTGATAAATATCCTCAGTATGTAGAAGGTATTAAAGGTCTTTCTGAAGAGACTACCACAGGAGTTCACAGATTAATAGAAAGAGAAAGAAAAGGAACACTAGTTCTTCCTGCAATCAACGTAAATGACTCAGTTACGAAATCTAAATTTGATAACAAATACGGATGTAAAGAATCATTAGTTGATGCTATTAGAAGAGCTACTGACGTTATGATGGCTGGTAAAGTAGCTGTTGTAGGTGGATATGGTGACGTAGGTAAAGGTTCTGCTGCTTCTTTAAGAGGTGCTGGAGCTAGAGTTATCGTTACTGAAATTGATCCTATCTGTGCTTTACAAGCTGCAATGGACGGATTTGAAGTGAAGAAAATGGTAGACGCAGTAAAAGAAGCGGATATCGTGGTTACTGCTACAGGTAACAAAGACATCGTAGCAGGTGAGCACTTCGAACTAATGAAAGACAAAACCATCGTTTGTAACATTGGTCACTTCGATAATGAAATTGATGTAGCCTGGTTAAACAAAAACGCTGAGAAGGATGAAATTAAGCCTCAGGTAGATAAGTATAAATTGAGCAATGGAAATGACATTATTCTATTGGCTGAAGGTAGACTTGTAAACCTTGGTTGTGCTACTGGTCACCCTTCATTTGTAATGTCTAACTCATTTACAAACCAAACTTTGGCGCAACTTGAGCTTTGGACTAATACTGATCAGTATGAAAACAAAGTTTATACTTTGCCTAAGCACTTAGATGAGAAAGTAGCCAGCTTACACCTTTCTAAAATTGGTGTAGAGCTAGATGTTCTTTCCACTGAGCAGGCTGAATACATTGGTGTAACAGTGGAAGGTCCTTATAAGCCAGAAGCTTACAGATACTAA
- a CDS encoding phosphatase PAP2 family protein — translation MKHLYYLLLACVCITSTTVNAQFSDSVHTVKQPFFKRITFDASNTGRTILKTYSRPFHWQKKQWFQFGGAIAISALASTADKPIYEFFRDNPSGPLDDMAKVGDFLGQPENNYPFMLTVWGAGVISNNDWLRDTGVMLFASVTTSGLIQTALKELSGRARPRSGEGPYSFKPLDGGASYHSFPSGHTMLALASAWILAHQVKPLALKIVFYAVPVVTGLSRIYEGQHWFSDILLGSALGIACAESVLKFYPKIKESRIGSLSFAPTNNGMGLVYSFK, via the coding sequence ATGAAACATTTATACTATCTCCTCCTCGCTTGTGTGTGCATTACTTCAACAACTGTAAATGCTCAGTTTTCTGATTCTGTGCATACAGTAAAACAACCTTTTTTTAAAAGAATAACCTTTGATGCATCCAACACTGGGCGTACTATTTTAAAAACCTACTCCAGGCCATTTCACTGGCAAAAAAAACAATGGTTTCAATTTGGAGGAGCCATAGCCATATCAGCTCTGGCCAGCACGGCAGACAAGCCTATCTATGAGTTCTTCAGAGATAATCCATCTGGCCCTTTGGATGATATGGCCAAAGTAGGAGATTTTCTTGGCCAACCTGAAAATAATTACCCATTTATGCTTACCGTTTGGGGTGCCGGAGTCATTAGCAACAATGATTGGCTTAGAGATACAGGCGTGATGCTTTTTGCTTCTGTAACTACCTCTGGTCTTATTCAGACGGCCTTAAAAGAATTGAGCGGTAGAGCCCGACCTCGAAGCGGAGAGGGACCTTACTCCTTTAAACCACTTGATGGCGGAGCGTCATATCACTCTTTCCCTTCCGGCCATACCATGTTAGCATTAGCATCTGCTTGGATTTTAGCACATCAGGTAAAGCCACTGGCTCTGAAAATTGTTTTTTATGCTGTTCCAGTAGTTACAGGCCTATCTAGAATTTACGAAGGCCAACATTGGTTTTCAGATATTCTGCTTGGTTCAGCCTTAGGTATAGCTTGTGCAGAAAGCGTCTTAAAATTCTACCCTAAGATAAAAGAAAGCAGAATTGGCTCTTTAAGCTTTGCCCCTACCAATAACGGAATGGGTCTTGTATATTCTTTTAAATAA
- a CDS encoding sensor histidine kinase: protein MSRNFRLKVIIRILIITCILALLIYYLLLEQKYLRSVYLVIFVAIALFEFIYFIDKTNRNFTSFLTALLQNDFTTTFSESGNSKSFNELHRTYNQITNKFRQINSEKEMHHLYLEALVEHISVGILSYDKNEKIHLINQAFKDLLDRPQLLYLSGLQQISNELFQAVRALKPGEHQLIKLNIHNKLLHVNIHASEFILKEKYHKLISFQNIKNELDANEMEAWQKLIRVLTHEIMNSVTPISSLSDTLYQITSKEEPFKPEVTGKILQGLDAIRNRSIGLQSFTQAYRSLTQVPTPKFENIQLDRLINNVLILLQPHLNGVDLKFNSESTPFIATADPKLLEQVLINLIKNALEAMEDQEKPVLTINLFQRDESFLEIRDNGKGITPDKLDQIFIPFFTTKKNGSGIGLALSQQIVRLHNGTLSAVRENDETIFRIEL, encoded by the coding sequence ATGTCACGCAACTTCCGACTTAAAGTAATCATAAGAATACTCATCATCACCTGCATATTAGCACTGCTGATTTATTACCTTCTGTTGGAGCAGAAGTATTTGAGAAGTGTTTATTTGGTGATTTTTGTTGCCATTGCTTTGTTTGAGTTCATTTATTTTATTGACAAAACCAATAGAAATTTCACATCCTTTCTCACTGCTCTCTTGCAAAACGATTTTACCACCACCTTTTCTGAGTCTGGAAATAGTAAATCATTTAACGAGCTTCATAGAACCTACAATCAGATCACCAATAAATTTCGGCAGATCAACTCTGAGAAAGAAATGCATCATTTATATCTGGAAGCTCTGGTAGAACATATAAGTGTTGGCATATTGAGCTATGATAAAAATGAAAAAATACATCTGATCAACCAGGCATTCAAAGACCTGCTAGATAGACCACAGCTATTATATCTGAGTGGCTTACAGCAAATTAGCAACGAGCTTTTTCAAGCAGTAAGAGCGCTGAAGCCTGGAGAGCATCAACTTATTAAACTCAACATACATAATAAACTGCTTCATGTAAATATCCACGCTTCTGAATTCATTTTAAAAGAAAAGTATCATAAGCTCATTTCATTTCAAAATATTAAGAATGAGTTAGATGCCAATGAAATGGAAGCCTGGCAAAAACTGATAAGGGTACTTACTCATGAAATCATGAATTCTGTTACGCCGATTAGCTCATTATCAGACACGCTCTATCAGATTACCAGCAAAGAAGAACCCTTCAAACCAGAGGTTACTGGAAAAATATTACAAGGCTTAGATGCCATTCGAAACAGAAGTATTGGATTACAATCTTTCACCCAAGCTTATAGAAGCCTAACTCAGGTTCCTACACCAAAATTCGAAAACATACAGTTGGATCGTCTGATTAATAATGTGCTGATACTACTCCAACCCCACTTAAACGGAGTTGATTTAAAGTTCAATTCAGAATCCACACCTTTTATCGCCACTGCGGACCCCAAATTATTAGAGCAAGTACTTATTAACCTGATAAAGAACGCCTTAGAAGCTATGGAAGATCAGGAAAAACCAGTACTGACAATTAATCTCTTCCAAAGAGATGAGTCATTCTTAGAAATTAGAGACAATGGCAAGGGCATCACTCCTGATAAACTGGATCAAATATTTATTCCTTTCTTTACCACCAAGAAGAATGGCTCAGGTATTGGCCTGGCATTATCACAGCAAATAGTAAGGCTGCATAATGGTACATTATCGGCCGTACGCGAAAATGATGAAACAATTTTCAGAATAGAGCTTTAG
- a CDS encoding sigma-54-dependent transcriptional regulator, whose protein sequence is MATGKILIIDDDDFILLSARMFLEQYFKDITTLNSPELIIEEISSATYDLVLLDMNFQQGETSGKEGIKWLKTIKEISPETQVLLMTAYGEVNLAVEAMKEGATDFIVKPWQNEKLLATVQTALSLSAQQKKIKSLESKTKALSKAADSAFSNMIGKSQAMKGIMNIISKVAITDADILILGENGTGKEVAARAIHRASNRADQVFISVDLGSISENLFESELFGHKKGAFTDAKEDRTGRFEAASGGTIFLDEIGNLSPSLQAKLLTVLQNRKVTKLGTNQAIDIDVRVICATNSNLKEMVKNGDFREDLLYRINTVEVTIPPLKERVADLPLLVNHFLNHYGHKYHKKDLAISDEVIKRLQTHNWPGNIRELQHAIERAVILSDGNELTQADFAFLSHQEIDKAFDDYNLENLEAWAIHNAIKKHQGNISHAAKELGLSRGSMYRRMDKYNIK, encoded by the coding sequence ATGGCCACTGGAAAGATATTGATAATTGATGATGATGACTTCATTCTGCTTTCAGCTAGAATGTTTCTTGAGCAGTATTTCAAAGACATTACTACGCTAAACAGTCCTGAGCTAATTATAGAAGAGATATCATCAGCCACCTATGATCTTGTGCTTTTAGATATGAACTTTCAACAAGGAGAAACCTCTGGAAAAGAAGGTATTAAATGGTTAAAAACCATCAAAGAAATCTCTCCTGAGACTCAGGTATTGCTAATGACGGCCTATGGAGAAGTAAATCTAGCGGTAGAAGCTATGAAAGAAGGCGCTACTGATTTCATAGTGAAACCATGGCAAAATGAAAAACTACTAGCCACAGTACAAACGGCACTCTCTCTATCTGCTCAGCAGAAAAAAATCAAAAGCCTGGAGTCTAAAACCAAAGCTCTTTCAAAGGCGGCAGACTCTGCCTTTTCTAATATGATTGGGAAATCTCAAGCCATGAAAGGCATTATGAACATCATTAGTAAAGTTGCCATTACTGATGCTGATATTCTGATCTTAGGTGAAAATGGTACTGGCAAAGAAGTGGCTGCCAGGGCTATTCACAGAGCCTCTAACCGAGCTGACCAGGTTTTTATCAGTGTTGATCTCGGCTCCATATCTGAGAATCTGTTTGAAAGTGAGCTCTTTGGCCATAAAAAGGGAGCTTTCACTGATGCCAAAGAAGACCGTACCGGACGCTTCGAAGCAGCCTCTGGCGGCACTATTTTCTTAGATGAAATTGGCAACCTGTCACCTTCCCTGCAAGCCAAACTGCTAACCGTGCTACAAAACCGAAAAGTCACTAAACTAGGTACTAATCAGGCTATTGACATAGATGTAAGGGTGATTTGTGCTACTAACAGTAATCTAAAAGAAATGGTGAAAAATGGTGACTTCCGAGAAGATTTACTTTACAGGATTAATACAGTAGAAGTAACTATTCCACCATTAAAAGAGCGGGTAGCTGACTTGCCATTACTGGTAAATCATTTCTTGAATCACTACGGACATAAGTATCATAAAAAAGATCTAGCAATTTCAGATGAGGTTATAAAGAGACTTCAGACCCACAACTGGCCAGGAAATATTCGGGAACTTCAGCATGCCATAGAAAGAGCTGTCATACTCAGTGATGGCAATGAGCTTACCCAAGCCGACTTTGCTTTTCTGTCTCATCAGGAAATAGATAAAGCCTTTGATGACTACAACCTTGAAAATCTGGAAGCCTGGGCCATACATAATGCCATTAAAAAGCATCAAGGAAACATTAGTCATGCCGCCAAAGAGCTGGGCTTATCCCGAGGATCAATGTATAGAAGAATGGACAAGTACAATATAAAGTAA
- the pncA gene encoding bifunctional nicotinamidase/pyrazinamidase, translated as MKALIIVDVQNDFTPGGALEVEFGDRIIPGINELQSKFDLVLATQDWHPANHKSFASNHEGKQPYEKIKLKMLDQVLWPDHCVQGTKGAEFHPDLNMNKVAAIFRKGMDTEIDSYSGFFDNGRRKSTGLTGYLKEHGVTDAFFCGLAGDICVFFTAKDAIEEGFRSYLIQDLSQPLDHKAYANALEEFEKRRGIVVNSQKIDSFL; from the coding sequence ATGAAAGCATTAATTATAGTAGACGTACAAAATGATTTTACCCCTGGAGGGGCGTTAGAAGTAGAGTTCGGAGATAGAATTATTCCAGGCATAAATGAATTACAAAGTAAATTTGACCTTGTTCTGGCCACTCAGGACTGGCATCCTGCAAACCATAAGAGTTTTGCCTCTAACCATGAGGGTAAGCAACCTTATGAAAAAATAAAGCTCAAAATGCTTGATCAGGTGCTTTGGCCAGACCATTGCGTACAAGGAACCAAAGGAGCTGAATTTCATCCGGACCTTAATATGAATAAAGTAGCCGCCATTTTCAGGAAAGGGATGGACACAGAAATAGATAGCTACAGCGGCTTTTTTGATAATGGAAGAAGAAAGAGCACCGGACTAACCGGCTATCTAAAGGAGCACGGCGTTACTGATGCCTTTTTCTGCGGGCTAGCAGGTGACATTTGCGTGTTTTTCACTGCTAAAGATGCTATTGAAGAAGGCTTTAGAAGCTACCTCATCCAGGATTTATCTCAACCTTTAGATCACAAAGCTTATGCTAATGCCTTAGAAGAATTTGAAAAGCGAAGAGGCATTGTAGTCAATAGCCAGAAGATAGATAGCTTTTTATAA